A single genomic interval of Haloactinospora alba harbors:
- a CDS encoding GAF and ANTAR domain-containing protein, producing the protein MRSGNRARDVGTLGRNTPERALDQMCMAAARGVPGCSAALVVIWRDLGPGRDRHHGTAGRHVVVDYGASHPDLAAAFERQYTVDEGPTVEAVREMCAVRVTDVLRENRWPRYLSTAVQCGDRSSVTFPCVVEDTVVTFGVHAVRADAFDPSAVPPLMALLAEHAAIALHSAGRYTDAAREAAHMRRALSVRAVIDQAKGILMHARGCGADTAFEELRSAAQRNRMKVADIAGRLVAEQEEHSAARGR; encoded by the coding sequence ATGCGCAGCGGGAACCGGGCGCGCGACGTCGGCACACTCGGCCGCAACACCCCCGAGCGCGCCCTGGACCAGATGTGCATGGCGGCGGCGCGGGGGGTTCCGGGCTGTTCGGCCGCGCTGGTGGTGATCTGGCGCGACCTCGGCCCCGGACGGGACCGGCACCACGGCACGGCCGGGCGACACGTCGTGGTGGACTACGGTGCCTCGCACCCCGACCTGGCCGCCGCGTTCGAACGCCAGTACACGGTGGACGAGGGGCCGACGGTCGAGGCGGTCCGGGAGATGTGCGCGGTGCGCGTGACCGACGTGCTGCGGGAGAACCGGTGGCCGCGCTACCTCAGCACGGCCGTGCAGTGCGGCGACCGCTCCTCGGTGACGTTCCCGTGCGTCGTGGAGGACACCGTCGTGACGTTCGGGGTGCACGCGGTGCGCGCCGACGCGTTCGACCCGTCCGCCGTGCCGCCGCTTATGGCCCTGCTGGCCGAGCACGCGGCGATAGCGCTGCACAGCGCGGGGCGTTACACCGACGCGGCCCGGGAGGCGGCGCACATGCGCCGGGCCCTGTCCGTGCGGGCGGTGATCGACCAGGCCAAGGGGATCCTCATGCACGCGCGCGGTTGCGGGGCCGACACCGCTTTCGAGGAGCTGCGGTCGGCCGCCCAGCGCAACCGGATGAAGGTCGCCGACATCGCGGGCCGCCTCGTGGCGGAGCAGGAGGAGCACAGCGCCGCGCGCGGCCGGTGA
- a CDS encoding STAS domain-containing protein, producing the protein MASDIPVRTEGDVVVVSPAGELDAVTSPDLAAVLDAILTEPDPCRGVVIDFSRVTFCDSRCIGVLVASYRQARDRGIGLAVSAPQHMVHRLFVIAGIDQVITIDSDTSHAVEAVLA; encoded by the coding sequence GTGGCGTCCGATATACCGGTCCGGACCGAAGGTGATGTCGTTGTCGTCTCTCCCGCGGGTGAGCTTGACGCGGTGACCTCGCCCGACCTCGCCGCGGTTCTGGACGCGATCCTCACGGAACCGGACCCGTGCCGGGGGGTGGTGATCGACTTCTCCCGGGTCACGTTCTGCGACTCCCGGTGTATCGGTGTCCTCGTGGCGTCCTACCGCCAGGCCCGGGACCGGGGGATCGGGTTGGCGGTGTCGGCGCCGCAGCACATGGTGCACCGGCTGTTCGTCATCGCGGGTATCGACCAGGTGATCACGATCGACAGCGACACCAGCCACGCCGTGGAGGCGGTCCTGGCCTGA
- a CDS encoding anti-sigma factor RsbA family regulatory protein: MFVAGPDELRDVLDPLVRDSAGHGRVVVAATPRVTEVARSCRTGQVTVADRSDVYDAPGRALATLRRTAQAEPGVRTTFVGEPPLPTHDPVELHEWHRWESVLADALSGTGMRVVCVHDTAALPASAHRPAQRTHPALLTRHGPRPNPDYEGPVTTNAADVPGTGPHQQPVRALDIRSDLATIRAGAGEAAAELGLPAGRVEDLTVAVNELTANVLEHGAGKGTVSLYRAGPRLVCDVFDESGGLTDPLAGYRATEAGSTSGYGLWIARQVCDFLEVSGGTHGSRVRAHFRL, encoded by the coding sequence GTGTTCGTCGCCGGCCCCGACGAGCTGCGCGACGTGCTCGACCCGCTGGTCCGCGACAGCGCCGGCCACGGGCGCGTGGTCGTGGCCGCCACTCCCCGCGTCACCGAGGTCGCCCGTTCCTGCCGGACCGGCCAGGTGACGGTGGCCGACCGCTCCGACGTCTACGACGCCCCGGGGCGCGCCCTGGCCACACTGCGCCGGACCGCGCAGGCCGAGCCGGGTGTGCGCACCACGTTCGTCGGCGAACCGCCGCTGCCCACACACGACCCCGTGGAGTTGCACGAGTGGCACCGGTGGGAGTCCGTCCTCGCCGACGCCCTGTCCGGAACCGGCATGCGGGTGGTGTGCGTGCACGACACCGCCGCCCTGCCGGCGTCCGCCCACCGGCCGGCCCAGCGCACCCACCCGGCCCTGCTCACCCGCCACGGCCCGCGCCCCAACCCGGACTACGAGGGGCCGGTCACCACCAACGCCGCCGACGTTCCCGGCACCGGCCCGCACCAGCAGCCGGTGCGGGCCCTGGACATCCGCTCCGACCTGGCCACCATCCGCGCCGGTGCCGGGGAGGCGGCGGCGGAGCTCGGTCTTCCCGCCGGCCGGGTGGAGGACCTCACGGTCGCGGTGAACGAACTCACCGCCAACGTGCTGGAGCACGGGGCGGGCAAGGGCACCGTCTCGCTCTACCGCGCCGGCCCGCGCCTCGTGTGCGACGTGTTCGACGAGAGCGGCGGACTCACCGACCCGCTCGCCGGCTACCGCGCGACCGAGGCGGGGAGCACGAGCGGCTACGGCCTGTGGATCGCCCGCCAGGTGTGCGACTTCCTGGAGGTCAGCGGCGGAACCCACGGGTCCCGGGTGCGGGCGCACTTCCGCCTGTGA
- a CDS encoding glycosyltransferase, with protein sequence MKIALTAEHARPAPARDGEPSDAGSVHVRALAHHLSGLGHQVTVYSRQADPDLPARARLRRGGFVEHLAAGPQRPLHEGEAAEHTGEFATALAGRFAADPPDVVHAFDWTSGLAALSAVRETTDRTGATPRVVQTFHSLNAAEQRAGMPPQPQRARMEVTLAGHADTVIVGSAEQRSDIASMGVPRQRVTVIPPGVDTDHFAPEGPTSAGPWRTARGERTRVISHAGARSGGVEALIATMARVPDAELLLVANPDVSDPEARNTTRRAELLAKEAGVDHRVTVSGPVGRDELPRLLRSADVCVSAASYDPCGSAVLEAMACGLPVAALATGGTSGAVLDGTTGILVPARRSAAMNPNGAVPDPTRALGHALGRALRGIIGEPAMRSAYSIGAIDRARSRFTWERVAAETGRVYEHLHTRATPEPVDPIAEEPEAEDEPDAGPPVTVGHGAH encoded by the coding sequence GTGAAGATCGCTCTGACCGCCGAACACGCCCGCCCCGCCCCCGCCCGTGACGGGGAGCCCTCCGACGCGGGCAGCGTCCACGTCCGCGCTCTCGCCCACCACCTGTCCGGCCTCGGGCACCAGGTCACCGTCTACTCCCGCCAGGCCGACCCCGACCTGCCCGCCCGCGCCCGGTTGCGGCGCGGAGGCTTTGTGGAGCACCTCGCCGCCGGTCCCCAACGCCCCCTGCACGAGGGTGAGGCCGCCGAGCACACCGGGGAGTTCGCCACCGCCCTCGCCGGCCGGTTCGCGGCCGACCCCCCGGACGTGGTCCACGCCTTCGACTGGACCAGCGGGTTGGCCGCCCTGTCCGCCGTGCGGGAAACCACCGACCGCACCGGGGCGACCCCGCGGGTCGTGCAGACCTTCCACTCGCTGAACGCCGCCGAGCAGCGGGCCGGGATGCCGCCCCAGCCCCAGCGGGCCCGGATGGAGGTCACCCTCGCCGGCCACGCCGACACCGTCATCGTGGGCTCGGCCGAACAGCGCTCCGACATCGCCAGCATGGGGGTTCCCCGCCAGCGGGTCACCGTGATCCCGCCGGGTGTGGACACCGACCACTTCGCCCCGGAGGGCCCCACCTCCGCGGGCCCGTGGCGCACCGCGCGCGGGGAGCGCACCCGCGTCATCTCCCACGCCGGTGCGCGTTCCGGCGGCGTCGAGGCCCTCATCGCCACCATGGCGCGGGTCCCCGACGCCGAACTCCTGCTCGTGGCGAACCCCGACGTGTCCGACCCCGAGGCCCGGAACACCACACGCCGCGCGGAGCTGCTCGCCAAGGAGGCCGGCGTGGACCACCGGGTCACCGTGTCCGGACCCGTCGGCCGGGACGAACTGCCCCGGCTGCTGCGTTCGGCCGACGTATGCGTCTCCGCCGCCTCCTACGACCCCTGCGGCAGCGCGGTGCTGGAGGCGATGGCCTGCGGCCTGCCCGTCGCCGCCCTCGCCACCGGCGGCACCAGCGGGGCCGTCCTGGACGGCACCACCGGCATCCTGGTTCCCGCGCGCCGCTCCGCGGCCATGAACCCGAACGGTGCCGTGCCCGACCCCACCCGCGCCCTGGGGCACGCGCTGGGCCGCGCGCTGCGCGGCATCATCGGCGAACCCGCCATGCGCTCCGCCTACAGCATCGGGGCCATCGACCGGGCGCGGTCCCGGTTCACGTGGGAGCGGGTCGCCGCCGAGACCGGCCGTGTCTACGAACACCTCCACACCCGCGCGACCCCCGAACCGGTCGACCCGATCGCCGAGGAGCCCGAAGCCGAGGACGAACCGGACGCCGGGCCGCCTGTCACTGTCGGCCATGGTGCACACTAG
- a CDS encoding PP2C family protein-serine/threonine phosphatase, producing MGVAGGEVTVTALTHRGAVRPANEDAVVTGPLTVASANMTVPARCVLPTSEPMILAVADGLGGHAAGEIASEHAVHRMAETGPRLSGPDDVDVLLKNINEEIKDHAEQHSEFSGMGTTVAGLLVMPEGNYWFNVGDSRAYRLEGTRLRQLSEDDSPPVPPSEDGTPASTTFITQSLGGSGSAAMVPHVGRDHEPDPSTWLLCSDGLSDLVPLEKMERIIAEAGSDEAAVHTLWQEAIAASGRDNISILLARRV from the coding sequence ATGGGTGTCGCTGGTGGGGAAGTCACGGTCACGGCTCTCACGCACCGGGGCGCTGTACGCCCGGCCAACGAGGACGCCGTGGTGACGGGCCCGCTCACGGTGGCCAGCGCGAACATGACGGTTCCGGCCCGCTGCGTGCTCCCGACGTCCGAGCCGATGATCCTCGCCGTGGCGGACGGCCTGGGCGGCCACGCGGCCGGTGAGATCGCCTCGGAGCACGCCGTGCACCGCATGGCCGAGACGGGCCCCCGGCTTTCCGGGCCCGACGATGTCGACGTGCTGCTCAAGAACATCAACGAGGAGATCAAGGACCACGCGGAGCAACACTCGGAGTTCTCCGGGATGGGGACCACGGTGGCGGGTCTGCTGGTGATGCCGGAGGGCAACTACTGGTTCAACGTCGGCGACTCGCGGGCCTACCGGTTGGAGGGAACGCGGCTGCGGCAGCTCTCCGAGGACGACTCCCCGCCGGTTCCGCCCTCCGAGGACGGCACGCCCGCCAGCACCACGTTCATCACCCAGTCGTTGGGGGGAAGCGGCTCCGCGGCGATGGTCCCCCACGTCGGCCGGGACCACGAGCCCGACCCCAGCACCTGGCTGCTGTGCAGCGACGGCCTGTCCGACCTGGTGCCGCTGGAGAAGATGGAACGCATCATCGCCGAGGCCGGAAGCGACGAGGCGGCGGTGCACACCCTCTGGCAGGAGGCGATCGCGGCCTCCGGCCGGGACAACATCAGCATCCTTCTCGCGCGCCGCGTCTGA
- a CDS encoding copper resistance CopC family protein: protein MTPTTTPRRAAAVLVSLATAGALGTALAPAALAHNTLVGSTPEDGATLDTAPEEVELTFNDEIGEGNNAVAVSGPDGDDHTDGDVTVDGDTATAQLRPLEESGEYTVSYRIVSADGHLLEEELVFSLSDSAVSDQSPDNGAGDADETDSGETDETDSGDQSPAGGEDTTNPMAAFGPAGIVVAAIAVAAILVIVLVRIRANSRGRGGGES, encoded by the coding sequence ATGACGCCCACGACCACACCGCGCCGCGCCGCCGCGGTGCTCGTTTCCCTGGCGACCGCGGGTGCGCTGGGAACCGCCCTGGCCCCGGCCGCGCTGGCGCACAACACCCTCGTTGGCTCCACACCCGAGGACGGTGCCACACTCGACACGGCCCCCGAGGAGGTGGAGCTCACCTTCAACGACGAGATCGGCGAGGGCAACAACGCCGTCGCCGTCTCGGGACCCGACGGTGACGACCACACGGACGGCGACGTCACCGTCGACGGGGACACCGCCACCGCCCAGCTGCGACCGCTGGAGGAGAGCGGGGAGTACACCGTCAGCTACCGGATCGTCTCCGCCGACGGCCACCTGCTGGAGGAGGAGCTGGTGTTCTCCCTCAGCGACAGCGCCGTCAGCGACCAGTCCCCCGACAACGGGGCCGGCGACGCCGACGAGACGGACTCCGGCGAGACCGACGAAACGGACTCCGGCGACCAGTCCCCCGCCGGCGGGGAGGACACCACCAACCCGATGGCGGCGTTCGGTCCCGCTGGCATCGTCGTCGCCGCGATCGCCGTCGCGGCGATCCTCGTCATCGTGCTGGTGCGCATCCGCGCGAACAGCCGCGGACGGGGCGGCGGCGAATCGTAG
- a CDS encoding WhiB family transcriptional regulator yields MNRLYHESEDWVAQGACRQYDPELFFPVGTDGPGLDTAELAKAICRTCTVRQQCLLWALRSGEAHGVWGGTTPEERRLMRRELAPAG; encoded by the coding sequence GTGAACCGCCTTTACCACGAAAGCGAAGACTGGGTCGCGCAGGGAGCATGCCGGCAGTACGACCCGGAACTGTTCTTCCCTGTCGGAACGGACGGCCCCGGGCTGGACACCGCGGAACTCGCCAAAGCCATCTGCCGCACCTGCACCGTCAGGCAACAGTGCCTGCTCTGGGCGCTCAGGTCGGGTGAGGCCCACGGCGTGTGGGGCGGCACCACCCCCGAGGAGCGGCGCCTCATGCGCCGCGAGCTCGCCCCGGCGGGCTGA